Proteins encoded in a region of the Podospora pseudopauciseta strain CBS 411.78 chromosome 6, whole genome shotgun sequence genome:
- the MRP20 gene encoding mitochondrial 54S ribosomal protein YmL41 (EggNog:ENOG503P5HU; BUSCO:EOG09264HX6; COG:J) produces MSSMNSLPRIAEPVQRWKRFGEKQLFLPNHVVALLRPKPKQSPHLATFAVPLQFNKLDLRDYLHHAYGVETTAIRSFINQPKPERKNKTGPWYRPRAQKMMIAELVKPFVWPEPVKDEEALKPWDHAMYQKLQKDRRAQEKKQKDPKKVPLRNKFAVPDDVKSVSQQARELLRKAKGLKVKEKGLNMEGKEEGKNGEVKDE; encoded by the exons ATGTCGTCAATGAACTCATTACCGCGGATCGCGGAGCCTGTACAGCGGTGGAAGAGGTTCGGTGAGAAGCAATTGTTTCT ACCAAACCACGTAgtcgccctcctccgccccaaGCCCAAACAGTCCCCCCACCTCGCCACCTTTGCCGTCCCCCTGCAGTTCAACAAGCTCGATCTTCGGGACTATCTTCACCATGCTTACGGCGTCGAGACGACAGCTATCCGCTCGTTCATCAACCAGCCCAAACCCGAGAGAAAGAACAAGACTGGGCCTTGGTATCGGCCCAGGGCGCAGAAGATGATGATTGCCGAGCTGGTCAAGCCGTTTGTGTGGCCGGAGCCGgtgaaggatgaggaggctCTCAAGCCGTGGGATCATGCGATGTACCAGAAGCTGCAGAAGGATAGGAGGgcgcaggagaagaagcagaaggacCCGAAGAAGGTGCCGTTGAGGAACAAGTTTGCGGTGCCGGATGATGTGAAGAGTGTGAGTCAGCAGGCGAGGGagttgttgaggaaggcgAAAGGGTtgaaggtcaaggagaaggggttgaatatggaggggaaggaggaggggaaaaatggggaggtgaaggatgaATAA